One region of Populus trichocarpa isolate Nisqually-1 chromosome 4, P.trichocarpa_v4.1, whole genome shotgun sequence genomic DNA includes:
- the LOC7477436 gene encoding uncharacterized protein LOC7477436 has translation MATLHKFKLLATQCAVTATPTQSPTTSPVFHIRRRRKTLRMLLSKNSDVRRRIPRREDESEEEEDPLPEKRVRRKLKDLFVSSPPFEEMERRSGERGGGEEVGLISGGAAAVRRGGVGGGALRPVAASLRYRLLRRAWRPVLVTIPE, from the coding sequence ATGGCGACGCTGCATAAATTCAAGCTATTAGCTACACAATGTGCAGTGACAGCAACACCAACGCAAAGTCCAACGACAAGTCCCGTCTTCCACATCCGCCGCCGGAGGAAGACTCTTCGGATGCTACTTTCAAAGAACTCCGATGTTCGCCGGAGGATTCCACGGCGAGAAGATGAATCGGAAGAAGAGGAAGATCCGTTGCCCGAGAAGAGGGTGAGGAGGAAATTGAAGGATTTGTTTGTGTCTTCGCCGCCTTTTGAGGAGATGGAGAGGAGGAGTGGTGAGCGTGGTGGCGGTGAGGAGGTGGGGTTGATTAGTGGTGGTGCAGCGGCGGTGAGGAGAGGTGGTGTCGGTGGCGGCGCGTTGAGACCGGTTGCGGCGTCGTTGAGATATAGATTGTTAAGGAGAGCTTGGAGACCTGTATTAGTTACCATCCCTGAGTAG
- the LOC7456837 gene encoding uncharacterized protein LOC7456837, whose translation MGGVTSTIAAKFAFFPPNPPSYTVVTDESLSAVSGGFTTRLCIPEVPRKDEVDFLKLRTRRGNEIVAVHIKHPRASATLLYSHGNAADLGQMFELFVELSNRLRINLMGYDYSGYGQSSGKPTECNTYADIDAAYKCLKEQYGVKDDQLILYGQSVGSGPTVDLSSRLPNLRGVVLHSPILSGMRVLYPVKRTYWFDIYKNIDKIGMVTCPVLVIHGTSDEVVDCSHGKQLWELCKEKYEPLWINGGGHCNLELYPEFIKHLKKFVLTIGKLKTATNGSKKTQESENQNKQSESGSSDTFELGDLPVISRNSLDSRLEKSKKPNKPEKSRMSTDRVDRFRRKGLVW comes from the exons ATGGGTGGAGTCACTTCAACAATTGCCGCGAAGTTCGCTTTCTTTCCACCAAACCCGCCTTCTTACACGGTGGTAACTGATGAGTCTCTCTCCGCCGTGTCTGGTGGTTTTACTACTAGACTGTGTATACCGGAGGTGCCGAGGAAGGATGAGGTGGATTTTTTGAAGTTGAGGACTCGGCGTGGAAATGAAATCGTGGCTGTTCATATAAAGCATCCTAGAGCTTCAGCTACTTTGTTATATTCTCATGGAAATGCAGCTGATTTGGGTCAAATGTTTGAGCTTTTTGTTGAATTGAGTAATCGCCTTCGCATTAATCTTATGGG ATACGATTACTCAGGCTATGGGCAATCAAGCGGAAAG CCAACTGAATGTAATACATATGCGGACATAGACGCGGCATATAAATGCCTAAAGGAGCAGTATGGGGTTAAAGATGATCAACTAATATTGTATGGTCAGTCTGTTGGTAGTGGTCCCACAGTTGATCTTTCTTCACGTTTACCAAATTTGAGAGGTGTGGTTCTGCATAGCCCAATATTGTCTGGGATGAGGGTATTGTACCCTGTCAAAAGGACTTACTGGTTCGACATTTACAAG AACATTGACAAAATTGGTATGGTGACCTGTCCTGTTCTCGTAATTCAT GGGACATCAGATGAAGTTGTTGATTGCTCTCATGGGAAACAACTTTGGGAGCTTTGCAAAGAGAAATACGAACCATTGTGGATCAATGGAGGTGGGCATTGCAATCTTGAGCTATATCCAGAATTTATCAAACATCTGAAGAAGTTTGTTTTGACCATAGGCAAATTAAAAACAGCTACAAATGGTTCTAAGAAAACACAAGAGTCTGAAAATCAGAACAAACAATCTGAGAGTGGAAGCTCAGACACTTTTGAATTGGGTGACCTTCCTGTAATCTCTAGAAATAGTTTAGATAGCAGGCTTGAGAAGTCAAAGAAGCCAAATAAACCTGAAAAGTCTCGGATGAGCACTGATCGTGTTGATAGATTTAGAAGAAAAGGATTGGTCTGGTGA
- the LOC7456836 gene encoding glucan endo-1,3-beta-glucosidase 14 yields the protein MATCLVLLRLLFSLLVIWGSAVQIHGVELGINYGQIANDLPSPTLAAVLLQSLNVHRVKLFDADLNVLIAFSNSNIELIIGLGNEDIQKMTVPTEAENWIQQNVQPHIPQTKITCIAVGNEVFSSNDAQLMFNLLPAMKMIHKTLVNLGLDKQVMITTPHSFNILENSYPPSCGTFREDLAEYIKPLLSFLSQIKSPFFINAYPFFAYKADPTQISLDYVLFQPNKGMKDPTTNLLYDNMLYAQVDAVYSAMGHTDIEVKISETGWPSKGDPDEVGSTPENARLYHSNLIKRIQEKQGTPAKPSVPIEVYVSALFNEDLKTGPTSERNYGLFYPDCSPVYNIGLQDHFPTNGVVYSSAVSNINALSVFSLLIFVMAYVILV from the exons ATGGCCACTTGCTTAGTCCTTTTACGTCTTCTTTTCTCGCTTCTTGTTATTTGGG GTTCAGCTGTCCAAATCCATGGCGTTGAACTTGGGATTAACTATGGTCAGATTGCCAACGATCTCCCATCACCCACTCTAGCAGCTGTGCTGCTTCAATCTCTCAATGTCCATAGGGTAAAACTATTTGATGCTGATCTCAATGTCCTAATTGCCTTTTCCAATTCTAATATTGAGCTCATTATTGGACTTGGCAATGAGGACATTCAAAAAATGACTGTTCCCACAGAAGCTGAAAATTGGATTCAACAGAATGTTCAGCCCCATATCCCTCAAACCAAAATCACTTGCATCGCTGTCGGAAACGAGGTCTTCAGCAGTAATGATGCCCAGTTAATGTTCAACCTTCTCCCAGCAATGAAAATGATTCATAAAACTCTTGTGAATCTTGGATTAGATAAACAAGTGATGATCACTACTCCACATTCTTTTAACATCTTGGAAAATTCCTATCCTCCTTCATGTGGCACTTTTCGAGAAGATCTTGCTGAATACATCAAGCCTTTATTGAGTTTTCTTTCTCAAATCAAGTCGCCTTTCTTTATCAATGCGTATCCATTTTTTGCATACAAGGCTGACCCGACTCAGATTTCTCTGGACTATGTACTTTTCCAGCCTAACAAAGGGATGAAAGATCCAACTACTAATTTGCTTTATGATAACATGTTGTATGCTCAAGTAGATGCCGTGTATTCAGCAATGGGGCACACGGATATTGAAGTTAAGATTTCAGAAACAGGCTGGCCATCGAAGGGTGACCCTGATGAGGTGGGATCAACACCAGAAAATGCAAGGCTATATCATAGTAATTTGATCAAAAGAATTCAGGAGAAGCAAGGTACACCGGCAAAACCATCAGTCCCGATAGAAGTATATGTTTCCGCACTCTTTAACGAGGATTTAAAAACTGGTCCAACATCTGAAAGGAACTATGGACTCTTCTATCCTGATTGTTCCCCAGTTTATAATATTGGATTGCAGGATCATTTTCCTACTAATGGAGTAGTTTATTCTTCAGCAGTATCCAATATAAAT GCATTGTCTGTCTTTAGCTTGCTGATCTTTGTTATGGCGTACGTAATCCTTGTTTAG
- the LOC7456835 gene encoding delta(7)-sterol-C5(6)-desaturase 1 isoform X2 has protein sequence MLLQIYVAMKAMPWYTLLPTVSEYMIENGWTKCFSSISEIGWFAYIIYFPIYLVIVEFGIYWMHRELHDIKPLYKYLHATHHIYNKQNTLSPFAGLAFHPVDGILQAVPHVIALFLVPTHFRSHVALLFIEAIWTANIHDCIHANLWPVMGAGYHTIHHTTYKHNYGHYTIWMDWMLGTLRDPEDDSCQRAQKVQ, from the exons ATGCTCTTACAAATATATGTTGCTATGAAGGCTATGCCATGGTACACTCTTCTTCCAACAGTTTCTGAGTACATGATTGAAAATGGCTGGACAAAGTGTTTCTCTAGCATATCTGAAATTGGTTGGTTCGCCTACATCATATATTTTCCTATATATCTTGTTATTGTGGAGTTTGGGATTTACTGGATGCATAGAGAATTGCATGATATAAAACCTCTATACAAGTATCTTCATGCAACCCATCACATCTACAACAAACAGAACACTCTATCTCCATTTGCTG GTTTGGCATTTCACCCAGTTGACGGGATTCTACAAGCTGTACCACATGTTATAGCTCTGTTTCTTGTGCCAACCCATTTTAGATCGCACGTAGCCCTCTTATTCATCGAGGCTATATGGACAGCAAACATCCATGATTGCATCCATGCCAACCTATGGCCCGTGATGGGTGCTGGGTACCACACCATTCACCATACCACATACAAGCATAATTACGGCCATTATACTATATGGATGGATTGGATGCTGGGAACCCTTCGTGACCCAGAGGATGATTCATGCCAGAGAGCGCAGAAGGTGCAATGA